A portion of the Pseudomonas sp. GR 6-02 genome contains these proteins:
- a CDS encoding type II secretion system F family protein: MDFLLGLFSRFTGNEEVARLLFLGAIGLSTVLAVVALMLLMLGLQDPVQRRLALIKRGYLGNTAGQEAPSNLQLLLERVGQRFASAESAQASVTQTLLTHAGYRSSSAVQMYWAVRLMLPLLMVGLALLLLPLIPKVSLAVGLLLVVMVAGIGWLLPALYVAKRKQARQNRLRIAFPDALDLMVVCVESGLSLPTTIERVAEEMSVSHVELAEELALVNAQIRAGITSTEALKQLAIRTGLEDVQGLVSLLAQSIRFGTSVADTLRIYADEFRDRRTQAAEEAGAKIGTKLIFPLIFCLWPSFFLVAIGPAMIGVMKAFGNM; the protein is encoded by the coding sequence ATGGACTTTTTACTCGGGTTGTTCAGTCGGTTCACGGGGAACGAGGAAGTAGCGCGCCTGTTGTTCCTTGGCGCGATCGGTTTGAGTACGGTGCTTGCGGTCGTCGCCTTGATGTTGCTGATGCTGGGTCTCCAGGACCCGGTACAGCGTCGTCTGGCGCTGATCAAGCGCGGTTATTTGGGCAATACGGCAGGGCAGGAAGCGCCGAGTAATCTGCAGCTGTTGCTGGAGCGGGTCGGCCAGCGCTTTGCCTCGGCTGAATCGGCCCAGGCGTCAGTTACCCAGACTCTGTTGACGCATGCGGGTTACCGCTCCTCTTCGGCGGTGCAGATGTACTGGGCGGTGCGCTTGATGTTACCGCTATTGATGGTCGGCCTTGCGTTGTTGCTGTTGCCGCTGATTCCCAAGGTTTCCCTGGCTGTGGGGCTGTTGTTGGTGGTCATGGTGGCCGGTATCGGATGGTTGCTGCCAGCGCTGTATGTCGCCAAACGTAAGCAGGCGCGTCAAAACCGGCTGCGTATCGCGTTTCCAGATGCGCTGGATCTGATGGTGGTCTGCGTGGAGTCAGGCCTGTCACTGCCTACGACCATTGAACGGGTGGCTGAAGAGATGTCGGTCAGTCATGTTGAACTGGCTGAAGAGCTGGCCCTGGTCAATGCGCAGATCCGCGCGGGCATCACCAGTACCGAGGCGCTCAAACAACTGGCCATACGCACCGGTCTGGAGGACGTGCAAGGGTTGGTCAGCCTGTTGGCGCAGAGTATTCGCTTTGGTACCAGCGTGGCCGACACCCTGCGCATCTATGCCGATGAATTCCGTGATCGGCGTACGCAGGCCGCCGAAGAGGCGGGGGCGAAAATCGGCACCAAGCTGATATTTCCACTGATTTTCTGCCTGTGGCCGAGCTTCTTTCTGGTCGCCATCGGCCCGGCCATGATTGGCGTAATGAAAGCATTCGGAAATATGTAA
- a CDS encoding type II and III secretion system protein family protein — MSYRTVPAFKRIIHGLFWMGLSVDAAQAAAANCSQMDSMPTTFEVGQGLQSELRTPVPVTQLAVGDPKIADVQPSGNNPNAFLLTGLTPGTTSLMVWTGCSKEPRHSMVFVKGRATSALTSASTGPYEDPLLPSQVQTDIRFVEVSRTKLKEASASIFGTRGNFLFGSPRTLPTIGGVVTPSVPVDNGMFNLNFATGNTLVAINALEGSGFAYTLARPSLVALSGQSASFLAGGEVPIPVPSSGSDNISIEYKEFGIRLTLTPTIIEKNRIALKVAPEVSELDFTNAVSIAGTIVPALTIRRTDTSISLADGESFVISGLISTRNNSQVNKFPGLGDIPILGAFFRDNSVNREERELLMIVTPHLVQPLAANAQLPSLPGEQLRNYDPNFYRMFFLENGDFDSKTGLSQ, encoded by the coding sequence ATGAGCTATCGTACCGTGCCCGCTTTCAAGCGAATTATCCATGGCCTGTTCTGGATGGGCCTCAGCGTGGACGCGGCTCAGGCCGCGGCGGCCAATTGTTCGCAGATGGACAGTATGCCGACAACGTTCGAGGTCGGTCAGGGGCTTCAGAGTGAACTGCGCACTCCGGTTCCGGTGACGCAACTGGCCGTGGGTGACCCGAAAATTGCCGATGTGCAACCCAGCGGCAACAACCCCAACGCCTTCCTGCTCACTGGTCTGACACCGGGCACCACCAGCCTGATGGTCTGGACCGGCTGTTCGAAAGAGCCGCGCCATAGCATGGTGTTCGTCAAGGGCCGGGCCACCTCGGCGCTGACCAGCGCGTCGACCGGACCTTACGAAGACCCGCTGCTGCCGAGCCAGGTACAGACCGATATTCGCTTCGTTGAAGTCAGCCGGACCAAACTCAAGGAAGCCTCAGCGTCTATTTTCGGCACCCGCGGCAACTTCCTGTTCGGCTCGCCGAGAACCTTGCCTACCATTGGCGGCGTCGTCACACCGTCGGTGCCGGTGGACAACGGCATGTTCAACCTCAACTTTGCTACCGGTAATACCCTGGTAGCGATCAACGCGCTGGAAGGCAGCGGTTTCGCCTATACCCTGGCGCGGCCAAGCCTGGTGGCGCTCAGCGGGCAGAGTGCGAGCTTCCTGGCCGGCGGTGAAGTACCGATTCCGGTGCCCAGTTCGGGCAGCGATAACATCTCCATCGAGTACAAGGAGTTCGGTATCCGCCTGACTCTGACGCCAACCATCATCGAGAAAAACCGTATCGCCCTGAAGGTGGCGCCGGAAGTCAGTGAACTGGACTTCACCAACGCCGTCAGCATCGCCGGCACCATAGTTCCGGCGCTGACCATACGCCGTACCGACACCAGCATCTCCCTGGCCGACGGCGAAAGCTTCGTCATCAGCGGCCTGATCAGCACTCGCAACAATTCCCAGGTGAACAAATTCCCGGGGCTGGGCGATATCCCGATTCTGGGCGCGTTCTTCCGCGACAACTCCGTCAACCGTGAGGAGCGCGAACTGCTGATGATCGTCACCCCGCATCTGGTCCAGCCCCTGGCGGCCAATGCACAACTGCCGTCGTTGCCTGGCGAGCAGCTGCGCAATTACGACCCGAACTTCTACCGCATGTTCTTCCTAGAAAATGGTGATTTCGACAGTAAGACCGGGCTCTCGCAATGA
- a CDS encoding DUF3613 domain-containing protein, which produces MNTKGLLIVCMACLSTSAWAIEPGPSSAPQKGTEQWMQLQIRGVVASPFRQTASVTERDLSFQRWLNSFTYPIPMFFEQKAGGKMTSSSN; this is translated from the coding sequence ATGAATACCAAAGGGCTGTTGATTGTGTGCATGGCTTGCCTGTCCACCAGTGCCTGGGCTATTGAGCCAGGTCCCTCCTCGGCGCCGCAAAAGGGCACCGAACAGTGGATGCAGCTACAGATTCGTGGTGTGGTTGCCTCCCCTTTTCGACAAACTGCATCGGTCACTGAGCGTGACCTGTCCTTCCAGCGCTGGCTGAACAGCTTCACCTACCCGATCCCGATGTTCTTTGAGCAGAAGGCTGGGGGGAAAATGACCTCCAGCAGCAACTGA
- a CDS encoding LysE family translocator, producing the protein MFSNYLGEFLALATIHFLAVVAPGPDFAVTIRQSVRFGRLVGICTALGIGAGISVHVLYTLLGVGALMHTTPWLLTAAKVIGGAYILYLGVSLLRSKPKVATEGDNGAAASTEQQTLFKAFSTGFLTNATNPKATLFFLAIFTTIISASTPLQIQALYGLWMCFVNALWFVIVALFFSSARVRLLFMRMGHWFERTMGVILILFAGRLILSM; encoded by the coding sequence ATGTTTTCGAATTACCTGGGCGAGTTTCTGGCGCTGGCAACCATCCATTTTCTGGCCGTGGTAGCTCCCGGGCCGGACTTCGCCGTGACCATCCGCCAAAGCGTGCGTTTCGGGCGTTTAGTGGGCATCTGCACTGCGCTGGGCATCGGCGCGGGCATTTCCGTGCATGTGCTGTACACCTTGCTCGGCGTCGGCGCATTGATGCACACCACGCCTTGGCTATTGACGGCGGCCAAGGTGATCGGGGGGGCCTACATTTTGTACCTCGGTGTGAGCCTGTTGCGCAGCAAACCCAAAGTGGCGACTGAAGGCGACAACGGCGCGGCAGCGTCAACTGAGCAGCAGACCCTGTTCAAGGCCTTCAGCACGGGGTTTCTGACTAACGCCACCAACCCCAAGGCTACGCTGTTCTTTCTGGCGATCTTCACCACCATCATCAGTGCCTCGACACCGTTGCAGATACAGGCGCTGTACGGGTTGTGGATGTGTTTCGTGAACGCCTTGTGGTTCGTGATCGTGGCCCTGTTCTTTTCCAGCGCCCGGGTGCGACTGCTGTTCATGCGCATGGGGCACTGGTTCGAACGAACCATGGGGGTGATCCTCATTCTGTTCGCCGGGCGCCTGATTCTGTCCATGTAA
- a CDS encoding tetratricopeptide repeat protein: MKAVIAITATLMLAGCATNGIVSRPGSCAKPASEQELALNLADNMANEGRLYASLANLEGLPDDLVQVRLRKARVLRLMGRKDAEPLYQSLLGTCLAAEGEHGLGQLAAAKNDNAGATTHLERAVKMSPTDDKMRNDLGVVYLNQRRIPEARFEFMTAMELKQADSLAALNMVTLLIYQDNWKAAAELANRASLSPQQVAEAQTRAEKLKASAKKAVASEGNRKTEAVVDASANAAIK, translated from the coding sequence ATGAAAGCAGTCATTGCAATAACGGCGACATTGATGCTCGCAGGTTGTGCCACCAACGGTATTGTTTCGCGACCGGGCAGTTGTGCCAAACCCGCTTCGGAGCAAGAGTTGGCCCTGAACCTGGCCGACAACATGGCCAACGAAGGCCGTTTGTATGCCAGCCTGGCGAACCTGGAAGGTTTGCCCGATGACCTGGTCCAGGTTCGTCTGCGCAAGGCCCGGGTGCTGCGCTTGATGGGGCGTAAAGATGCGGAGCCGTTGTATCAAAGCCTGCTCGGCACCTGTCTGGCCGCTGAAGGGGAACATGGCCTGGGCCAGTTGGCCGCGGCCAAAAATGATAACGCCGGCGCTACCACTCACCTCGAACGCGCGGTGAAGATGTCCCCCACCGACGACAAGATGCGCAATGACCTGGGGGTCGTCTACCTCAATCAGCGACGGATCCCTGAAGCACGCTTCGAGTTCATGACGGCCATGGAGCTCAAGCAGGCGGATTCACTGGCGGCACTCAACATGGTGACGCTGCTGATCTATCAGGATAACTGGAAGGCGGCTGCCGAACTCGCGAACCGCGCCAGCTTGAGTCCCCAGCAAGTTGCAGAGGCTCAAACCCGAGCGGAAAAACTCAAGGCCTCTGCCAAAAAAGCGGTGGCTTCCGAGGGGAATCGCAAGACTGAGGCCGTAGTCGATGCCTCAGCCAATGCTGCGATCAAGTAG
- a CDS encoding type II secretion system F family protein, protein MSHIPAEFIVMFLGMVFIAVFLLSQGVVVPVFGEAGKMRKRIRGRLHVLEKANNLPNMQTVLRQKYLTRLSPLEAMLEQLPFMASLTQMIEQGGHEYRAYRVILLGLFLGACAGISIWMVVTVWWMALLAGFGVFWLPLLKISRDRSKRFAAFEEGLPDALDAMCRALRAGHPFNETLRLVAEEHKGPVAHEFGLTFADINYGNDVRRAMLGLLERMPSMTVMMLVTSILIHRETGGNLTEVLERLSRLIRGRFRFQRKIKTLSAEGRMSAWVLVAIPFVLAIAIVLTSPSYMPVLLNDPIGHKLIIGAFCAMLIGIFWIRKIIRIQV, encoded by the coding sequence ATGAGCCATATTCCTGCTGAATTCATTGTGATGTTCCTGGGCATGGTGTTTATCGCCGTGTTCCTCTTGTCCCAGGGCGTGGTGGTGCCGGTGTTCGGCGAAGCGGGCAAGATGCGCAAGCGCATCCGCGGCCGTTTGCATGTACTGGAAAAAGCCAACAATTTGCCCAACATGCAGACGGTGTTGCGGCAGAAATACCTGACACGTTTGTCGCCACTGGAGGCCATGCTCGAGCAGTTGCCGTTCATGGCGAGCCTTACGCAGATGATCGAGCAGGGCGGCCATGAATACCGCGCTTATCGAGTGATCTTGCTCGGGCTGTTCCTGGGTGCGTGTGCGGGCATCTCGATCTGGATGGTCGTGACCGTCTGGTGGATGGCGTTGCTGGCAGGCTTCGGGGTGTTCTGGTTACCCCTGCTGAAAATTTCTCGTGACCGTAGCAAACGTTTCGCTGCGTTTGAGGAAGGCCTGCCGGATGCGCTGGATGCCATGTGCCGGGCCTTGCGTGCCGGGCACCCGTTCAACGAAACCCTGCGTCTGGTCGCCGAGGAGCACAAGGGGCCTGTCGCTCATGAGTTCGGCCTGACCTTTGCCGACATCAACTATGGCAACGATGTTCGCCGGGCCATGCTCGGCCTGCTGGAGCGCATGCCCAGCATGACGGTGATGATGCTGGTGACTTCGATCCTCATCCACCGCGAGACTGGCGGCAATCTGACGGAAGTGCTGGAGCGTCTGAGTCGGCTGATCCGCGGGCGTTTCCGCTTTCAGCGCAAGATCAAAACCCTGTCGGCGGAAGGGCGCATGTCGGCCTGGGTGCTGGTGGCGATTCCCTTTGTGCTGGCTATTGCGATCGTGCTCACAAGCCCCAGCTACATGCCTGTGCTGCTCAATGATCCCATAGGCCACAAGCTGATCATCGGGGCTTTCTGCGCCATGTTGATCGGGATTTTCTGGATACGAAAAATCATCCGGATTCAGGTTTAA